AGCAGCAGATGCTGCGCTCGCTCGATCCGCATCTGAATGATGTATGATTGCACCGGCGTGCCGATCAGTTCCTTGAACTTGATCGAGAAGTAACGGGGGGACAACCCCGCTCTAGCGGCCAAATCTTCTACCCGATGGGGAACCCCCGGGTGCTGACGGACATAATTCGCGATTTCATGGATAGCCTCTGACAGCTGATTGCTTGCTTTTTTGACCACCGGCTCAGCAAGATCTGAACGCAGCAGATGAATCATCAGCTGTTTCAGAATAAGCTGCCCCTCCTCCAATGATCCATAGGGCTTGTCCAGATACAAACGCACGTAGCGCGCGAGCAAATATTCAAAATCCATCGTTTCCGTCAGCTTGCGATAGGATGCAGGGATATGCTGCACCGGGTCGGCCACATCAAAATGGATATATGTCAATACGAGCGGTTTCTGCGGATTGTGCGTCGCACTCGTATGATCTCCTGGTCGGAACAGGAAGCAGCTTCCTTTTCCCACAGCAAAGGGCTCGTCATTGAGCTCGACCGTGCCTTCACCGCTCCATACATAGAACAAATCATAATTCTGCATGGGTCTTTCGCGTTTTTGCCATTTCCAGCCTGGCTCACATACGATTTTGGCAAGCGCAGACATGATTATAAAAGAAGACGGCGATGCATTTAGCATCACGTCATAACCCCCTCATCTCATTCAAAAATTGACCTCTTTTCCATCATACCCGTTTTTTATGTTTTTTGCATGTCCAGCCATGCCTGCGCAATCCGGGTAACCCCTTCTTCAATGCTGGCTATGTCCAGATGCGAGAAGCCAAAGCATGCGGCAGGCAATCCGGGTATACGATGATATACCGATGCATCCCGAAACATGACACCGCGTTTGCGGGCAGCTTCTTGGAACTGGGCATACTCTTCCTCGGAGCGCAGCCAGTTCGCATAAACATGCAGGCCGGCATCGCCGGGATGAAGACGAAACAGTTCGGAGGCATGCGTATCCATCGCCTGGCGAAGCGCCTCATACCGTGCGCCATACAGTCGAGTCATTCTTCTAAGATGCCGACCGTAACCCCCTCGCACAATAAAGCGCGCCAGCGCGCGCTGCTCCAATACGGCTGGTGAGATCGGCTCGTACAGAGCCTTAGCCTGCACAACCGCCTCAACCAGGCTTGGGGGCAGCACGGCATACCCGATGCGGAGCCCGGTGAACATCGTTTTGGAGAACGAACCGACAAAGATGACACGTCCCTCGTTATCCAGCATTCGCAAGGGCTCAATTGGCTTGCCGCCCCAGCGGAACTCGCTGTCGTAATCATCCTCGATAATAAAGGCCTGACGGCTTCGCGCCCAATTCAGCAGCGCCCGTCTTCGCTCCAGCGGCAGCACCGCTCCCGTCGGGTATTGACGGCTGGGGCTTACGACAAGCAGACTTGCGTCCCAGTCACGCGGTATCAATCCGGTATCGTCTACCGGGGATGGCAGCGGAATCCCGCCACTCAGGCTGATGCCCCGATAGATTCCTTGATAGCCGGGATCCTCCATGACCACCTGATCGCCAGGATCAACCAGCAGCTGAAACATGAGGACTAACCCCTGCATGGATCCGCTGAAGATCACGATCTGCTCGGGGTCGGCCTGGATTCCCCGCGTAAAACGCAGGTGTCCGGCTATCGCCTGGCGCAGTTCGAGGTCTCCCTCCGGCGGCGCTCCGTTCTGCAGCTCGACTCCCCCGCTTCCACCTGCATAGGATAACGCGCTCCGCCACTCCGAATACGGAAAATCCTCCATGGGCATCCGTGCATTCGCGAATGAGATTGTACCTGGGGGAGGTTCTCTCAGCAGCATCTGTGCCGAGGTATAATCCCCGCTTTGGCTCACCAGTCGTTGCCCCCAAGTAGAGAGCACCGGCGCTCCCTCGGCCAGCGGCGGCTGGTCTATCATGGCAATCCCCTCTGCTACGTAAGTTCCGCTGCCCTGCCTGGACACAACATAACCTTCGGCCATCAGCATGTCATAGCTCTGCGCGGCCGATCCTCTGGACACACCATACAGCTTGGCCAGCTCGCGTGTGGCGGGAAGGCGGGTTCCTTCCGGCAGCTTGCCGCTATGAATGGCAGCGCGAATCGCGTGGTATAGAGCCAAATATTTATATCGATATTGTTCCACATATGTCTCAAACGGCAATCCCAGCTCCATCATGACGACTCCTATCATTCTTGATATAAAATTGGACTATATAAATTACTCTAAATTGGCGCTTTTTCCTTGTCAATATTCATCATAAACTGTTATTCAAAATGATAGGGGGAGCGTTTAACCATGAGAAGAGACGAGTTTGCGATGGAGGATCAACAAGAGATCGAGGATTTCCTCAGCGGCATAAGCTTTGGTTTCCTTGGAACAGCCGATGAAGAGGGGATTCCGCGTGTAACGCCATTGAACTTTGCCTATGTTAACGGAGCGTTCTATTTTCACGGCAGCCGAATGGGTGAAAAAATGGATCATCTGCGCCGGACGCCCGCCGTGTGCTTTACCATAGCTGATGAGTATGCCCTCATCCCTTCCTATTTCTCCGATCCGGAGATGGCCTGCCCGGCTACGGCCTACTTCAAAAGCGTAACGGCGATCGGCGAGGTGGTGATCGTGGATGATCTGGAGGAAAAGGCTCTTGCGATGGAGGCACTGATGACAAAACTGCAGCCTGAAGGCGGATACCGCGCCATTGACGCGAATGACCGGGCTTATATCCCCAGACTGAAAGGGGTAGCGGTCATCAAACTCGCTCCGCAGCGAATGAGCGCCAAGTTCAAGTTCGGCCAGAACCTGAAGCCGGATTCGCTTCAGACCGTAGTCGAAGGGCTTGAATGCCGGGGCAAAGAGCGGGATAAAGAAACCGCCGGACTGATATGCAAGTATCATCCTGGACCGCGTTAAAGCATTACAATTATCCGTGACGGTTACTGGGCTAAGTGGTATAATGTTAGGCAATGAAAACGTAAAGGCAACTTGTCACCTACACTTACCTTAACCAAAAGTATTCGGAAGGAAGGAATCAGTTCATGAACCCATTGGTTGGTCAATTGAATGGAAAAATGCAAGCCGGCAATCCGCATGTGTATGACATGCTCTCCACACTCGGCAAAGAAATCTACTTCCCGAAAGAAGGCATCCTGAGCCAATCTGCGGAAGCGACGAGCCATGCGAAAAAATATAACGCTACGATCGGTATTGCAACCGAAGGCGGAGTCCCGATGCATCTGGGCGTCATCCAGGACAAACTTTCGGCTTACCAGCCGAAGGATCTGTACCCGTATGCCCCTCCAGCAGGCAAACCGGAGCTGCGCTCCGTTTGGCGAAACAAGATGATTCAGGAGAACCCTTCGCTCGAAGGCAAAAGCTTCAGCAATCCCATCGTCACGAATGCGCTGACGCATGGTCTTAGCATCGTAGCCGATTTGTTCGTGGATGAAGGGGACGCCGTGATTTATCCCGATAAGAACTGGGAGAATTACGAGCTGACATTCGGCATTCGCCGCCATGGCATTCATGTAACCTATCCTCTCTTTACGGACGATATGAAATTTAACGCCGAAGGACTTCGTCAGGCTCTGCTCAGCCAGAAGGATAAAGGCAAAGCGGTTGTTCTGTTGAACTTCCCGAACAACCCGACGGGCTATACGCCTGGCGCTCAGGAAGGGGCTGCCATCGTGTCCGCGATCCAGGAAGCGGCCGAAGCCGGCATGAATATTGTCGTCGTTACGGATGATGCGTATTTTGGATTGTTCTTTGAAGATTCGCTGAAGGAATCGCTCTTCGGACGTCTGGCAGGCCTTCACCCTCGCGTGCTTCCTGTGAAGGTCGACGGTGCAACCAAGGAAGAATTCGTATGGGGATTCCGTGTCGGCTTTATCACGTATGCGGCAGAAGATAAAGACGTGCTGGACGCACTGGAGCAAAAAACGCTCGGCATTATCCGGGCAACGATATCCAGCGCCTCCCACCCTTCGCAAACCTTTGTTCTGGAGGCGCTGAAGGCGCCGGAATTCCACGAGCAAAAGGAAGAGAAATTCGTTATTATGAAGGGCCGCGCCAACAAAGTGAAATCCATTCTCGACAGCGGCAAATACGGCGATGCATGGGAATATTATCCGTTTAACTCCGGCTACTTCATGTGCCTGAAGCTGAACACGGTAAACGCCGAAGAGCTCCGTTCCCATCTCATCCATGAGTATGGCGTAGGAACCATCGCCCTAGGCGAGCATGATCTCCGGATCGCCTTCTCTTGTATTGACGAGGAGTATTTGGAAGATCTGTTCGATCTGGTCTATAAAGGGATTCAAGACCTGCAGAAAGCTTAATGATAAGTGGTATCTGAAGAAGATATAAGCTCCAAATAACGAGAACATTAAACTCTTCAGCCCTCTCACTTCCCTACAGGAAGTCGGGAGGGCATTATTTATGTTCTGCGACATTCCTAAAATACACCGTTTATGCCGCCAAATATCCGACCTAAAACATTAAAATAGATCATGATAAAAGACTATATAAGGGCTATAGGTAAAACGACTACAAATTGCATTTTATTTTTAGGAATGATAAGTAATAAAACTAAGATCATCATTAGATATACTCCCATAAGCCATGGGATTAAATAGTAATGAGTGTGAATGGGTAAGTAAGCATGACGTAATTCAAACCCTTCTGACAGCAAAGCTGTGATGGGAAGCGCCGAAACCATATGAGAAAACAATCCATTTCCACGCGCATACCACATAATATAAGCGCAAACAGGAGATATCACCGCGCATATACCCCAAAAGACAATGGCTCTCTCTGGGAAAAAGTGTAGAAAAAGCACGGTGTAAGCATAATAAACGGTAAGCATGGATCCAAAGAAGACGAATACTTTTACAGCTGCTATTTTGGGCGAATAGCTGAACACCGATAAAAGCGCGGCAACAAATACCCATATGCCAAAACGTCCACCGATATTGTCAAATATGGGGTTAATACCCGGTGCATCCACAAGTTTTGCTGCTAAACCCAAAATAGCTCCGATTATCATTGCACTTACTATTGAAAAGACTTTTTGTTTTGTATTTGATTTGTTCTGCACTCTAATCTGATTCAACTTATGATATATTTCCATTTCTCCCTCCAATTTTCATGATTATTTAACATCCTAACATAAGTGAAAGGCCCCTTCTTGCTGTTAGAAGACGCTCCATGTACGAATCGTTCCTCCCATCGCTGATATGAACGAGACCTGTCAAATAGCAGTTTGTAACTCCCTTGTTTTCCCAATCCCCTTTATACAAGAGAGGGTGTAAAAACTGAACTAGAAGGCAAAAGCTATCAACGGTGAGCAGTCTGATATCCGCGGGTTTTGTATACCGCATGTTTTCTCTCCGTCTGCAGAGAGTGCACCACGAACTGTTGTCGTGCGTCGTTTCCTTTGGAGGGATGGCACATAGCGATGGACGTGGATTCTCTCTTACGGCTTTTCCCTTTGCCTTCTAACTCAGTTTTTCATCTTCCACCTGTTTTTGGGGGAACGGGATCACCTTGAATCAACAATTCTCACAATACGACTAGATTCCAATAGGAATGGTGATCACCTATTTATCCCTTTCTCTTCAAGTTCTCGGGCAATCGACCAAATAAATCCACTTAGTTCACGCGCCACGGCCACAACTGCTTTGCCACTAGGCTTACCTTTTGACAGCATTTTCGTGTATTTTCGATGTAGTCGATGCTGTGCCTTCCAGGATATGGCCTGAATTTCAGGAGATTTTCCTTGTTGACGTTTCTTTAACTCTCCTTGTAGCGCAGGTTTATAGCGGTAACTCCAAGCGGATTCGACCAATAAACGACGAAGGTGGGTATTCCCCGATTTCGTAATGTTTCCCTGCCATCGGCTTTGGCCACTTGAGTATTCCCTCGGCACCAAACCTGTGTACCCCATGAAAGCCTTCGCATTACCAAACCGGGTAAATGAACACACTTCCGCTACGATTCCTGTTGCTGTCGTTTCAGCTACTCCACGTAAGGTTTGAAGGGCTTGTATTAAGGGGGCGTGGTGCCCTTCCGTGGCTTCTTCGTGAATGGCTGCTTCCATACGCTTCAGACGTTCTTCATTTTCATCCATCTGATGCAGCATTTCCTGCAGAACCAAACGTTGTGAAGCGGACTCGAATGGAATACGTCCTAACCATAACCGGTATTTAGCCGTCCAACGGCGAAGTGGCTCTTTAGGTGCAATCTGATGACGAAGGAGAAACTTCCCGATCCGCTGCCGGATTCGAGCTCGATCTTCCTTAACATCTTCACGCATTCGTACCAAATCACGAAGCGCTTCTTCCTCTGGAGTAGGTACATGCACATGTGTTAATTCACCTGCTCGAAGTAATTGTGCCAGACGCATCGAATCCCTACGATCCGTTTTTACCCGTTCTCCTGGACGACTAGGCATAAGTGATGGGGCGATAACAATGCAGTCATATCCATGTGCAGTTAGCAAACGAACTAAAGGATATCCTGTTGGACCTGCCTCGTAACAAACGCTTAATTCATTGGGTTGGCCTAACTTCCTCAATACTTTCAAGATGTGATACTCGGTATGAGGAATCGTGCCCAAATACCGAGCGCCTTCTCTTCCTGGATCAGCTACAGATACAGCAATATTTTCCTTCGACACGTCTAAGCCTACGTATTTTATGGTATCCTTCATAGTACAGACTCTCCTTTGCAATTTAGCTCTGATTTTGGTTTTGGTTTAGCTTCTACTACACCATTATTCCCAAAATTAACCTAAGATGTTGCAATTACGGGGAGTCTGTCTCGTTCATGATAACTGTTGCCCCCACAAACGGATCTACTCTTCTCGTCAGATCGTAAAAGCCGTTCACGAGAATGTCCTGTTCATGTGGATTGCCAGAAACAGCGTCCGGATTTCCGAACCATCAATCGCTTTCGTCCCGAGCGTATGAAAGACGTACTGGAGAAGATCTTCACGAGCGTGCTTCTGTTTCTTGCCCAGGAGAATTACGTCAAATTGGAACATTACTTTGTGGACAGCACCTTCATTTTTCTTCTGCCATATCTATACGCTCGCCCATACACATAGACGATTAGCCACAT
Above is a window of Paenibacillus sp. FSL K6-1330 DNA encoding:
- a CDS encoding AraC family transcriptional regulator — its product is MLNASPSSFIIMSALAKIVCEPGWKWQKRERPMQNYDLFYVWSGEGTVELNDEPFAVGKGSCFLFRPGDHTSATHNPQKPLVLTYIHFDVADPVQHIPASYRKLTETMDFEYLLARYVRLYLDKPYGSLEEGQLILKQLMIHLLRSDLAEPVVKKASNQLSEAIHEIANYVRQHPGVPHRVEDLAARAGLSPRYFSIKFKELIGTPVQSYIIQMRIERAQHLLLHQGMNVTEVADALGYRDIFFFSRQFKQYTGKSPSEIR
- a CDS encoding PLP-dependent aminotransferase family protein; the encoded protein is MELGLPFETYVEQYRYKYLALYHAIRAAIHSGKLPEGTRLPATRELAKLYGVSRGSAAQSYDMLMAEGYVVSRQGSGTYVAEGIAMIDQPPLAEGAPVLSTWGQRLVSQSGDYTSAQMLLREPPPGTISFANARMPMEDFPYSEWRSALSYAGGSGGVELQNGAPPEGDLELRQAIAGHLRFTRGIQADPEQIVIFSGSMQGLVLMFQLLVDPGDQVVMEDPGYQGIYRGISLSGGIPLPSPVDDTGLIPRDWDASLLVVSPSRQYPTGAVLPLERRRALLNWARSRQAFIIEDDYDSEFRWGGKPIEPLRMLDNEGRVIFVGSFSKTMFTGLRIGYAVLPPSLVEAVVQAKALYEPISPAVLEQRALARFIVRGGYGRHLRRMTRLYGARYEALRQAMDTHASELFRLHPGDAGLHVYANWLRSEEEYAQFQEAARKRGVMFRDASVYHRIPGLPAACFGFSHLDIASIEEGVTRIAQAWLDMQKT
- a CDS encoding pyridoxamine 5'-phosphate oxidase family protein — protein: MRRDEFAMEDQQEIEDFLSGISFGFLGTADEEGIPRVTPLNFAYVNGAFYFHGSRMGEKMDHLRRTPAVCFTIADEYALIPSYFSDPEMACPATAYFKSVTAIGEVVIVDDLEEKALAMEALMTKLQPEGGYRAIDANDRAYIPRLKGVAVIKLAPQRMSAKFKFGQNLKPDSLQTVVEGLECRGKERDKETAGLICKYHPGPR
- a CDS encoding aminotransferase class I/II-fold pyridoxal phosphate-dependent enzyme, with protein sequence MNPLVGQLNGKMQAGNPHVYDMLSTLGKEIYFPKEGILSQSAEATSHAKKYNATIGIATEGGVPMHLGVIQDKLSAYQPKDLYPYAPPAGKPELRSVWRNKMIQENPSLEGKSFSNPIVTNALTHGLSIVADLFVDEGDAVIYPDKNWENYELTFGIRRHGIHVTYPLFTDDMKFNAEGLRQALLSQKDKGKAVVLLNFPNNPTGYTPGAQEGAAIVSAIQEAAEAGMNIVVVTDDAYFGLFFEDSLKESLFGRLAGLHPRVLPVKVDGATKEEFVWGFRVGFITYAAEDKDVLDALEQKTLGIIRATISSASHPSQTFVLEALKAPEFHEQKEEKFVIMKGRANKVKSILDSGKYGDAWEYYPFNSGYFMCLKLNTVNAEELRSHLIHEYGVGTIALGEHDLRIAFSCIDEEYLEDLFDLVYKGIQDLQKA
- a CDS encoding IS110 family transposase, which encodes MKDTIKYVGLDVSKENIAVSVADPGREGARYLGTIPHTEYHILKVLRKLGQPNELSVCYEAGPTGYPLVRLLTAHGYDCIVIAPSLMPSRPGERVKTDRRDSMRLAQLLRAGELTHVHVPTPEEEALRDLVRMREDVKEDRARIRQRIGKFLLRHQIAPKEPLRRWTAKYRLWLGRIPFESASQRLVLQEMLHQMDENEERLKRMEAAIHEEATEGHHAPLIQALQTLRGVAETTATGIVAEVCSFTRFGNAKAFMGYTGLVPREYSSGQSRWQGNITKSGNTHLRRLLVESAWSYRYKPALQGELKKRQQGKSPEIQAISWKAQHRLHRKYTKMLSKGKPSGKAVVAVARELSGFIWSIARELEEKGINR